One window from the genome of Echinicola vietnamensis DSM 17526 encodes:
- a CDS encoding aldose epimerase family protein, whose protein sequence is MSTAQTNHSKTTVERTVFGQTPTGSDIHLFTLRNANGAKACVTNYGATLTHLEVPDRDGQFRDVVLGFDSYEDYTSEAYLKAGAFMGCTVGRVCNRIDHGRFQLEGKPYQMAVNNGDHHLHGGLEGFDKKIWEASIIEDGVEFTYVSPDGEESYPGELTVTVAFTLSAANELKLAYRATTNKTTVVNLTNHSYFNLSGDLSSSILDHELQVNAPLYIPVKEGSIPTGEILSVKGTPLDFLQPKKVKKGVMADHPQTVIANGLDQTLVFDAHQPAAVLSSAASGIRMEVATSEPGIQLYTANYFDGTLQGKGRTYGKHGGIALETQHFPDSPNHPHFPTVVLQPGETFHSFTAFKFSVIK, encoded by the coding sequence TTGTCAACAGCACAAACTAACCACAGTAAAACTACCGTTGAGCGGACCGTTTTTGGCCAAACGCCTACCGGCAGTGACATTCATTTATTCACCTTACGAAATGCAAATGGCGCAAAGGCCTGTGTGACCAACTATGGCGCTACCCTCACCCATCTTGAAGTGCCCGACCGGGACGGCCAATTCAGGGATGTGGTGCTCGGTTTTGACAGCTATGAGGACTATACCAGCGAGGCCTATCTGAAAGCGGGAGCCTTTATGGGCTGTACCGTAGGCAGGGTGTGTAACCGTATTGACCACGGGCGGTTTCAGCTGGAAGGGAAGCCTTACCAAATGGCCGTAAATAACGGCGACCACCACCTGCATGGAGGATTGGAAGGGTTCGATAAGAAAATATGGGAGGCTTCGATCATTGAAGATGGCGTGGAATTTACCTATGTCAGTCCTGATGGAGAGGAGAGTTATCCCGGAGAATTGACGGTAACCGTAGCTTTTACCCTTTCCGCAGCCAACGAATTGAAGCTTGCCTACCGGGCCACCACGAATAAAACTACGGTGGTCAACCTGACCAATCATTCCTATTTTAACCTTTCCGGAGACCTTTCTTCCAGCATTCTGGATCATGAGCTGCAAGTCAATGCACCGTTGTATATACCGGTCAAAGAAGGCAGTATTCCCACGGGGGAAATCCTGTCCGTAAAAGGAACCCCGCTGGATTTTCTTCAGCCCAAAAAGGTAAAGAAAGGCGTGATGGCCGACCATCCGCAGACCGTAATTGCCAATGGCCTGGACCAGACCTTGGTATTTGATGCCCATCAACCTGCCGCGGTACTCTCTTCAGCGGCATCAGGAATCCGCATGGAAGTGGCTACTTCAGAACCCGGCATCCAGTTGTATACTGCCAATTATTTTGACGGGACACTCCAGGGAAAGGGGCGGACTTATGGCAAGCATGGCGGAATTGCCTTGGAAACGCAGCATTTTCCGGATTCGCCAAACCATCCCCATTTCCCTACGGTAGTACTCCAGCCGGGAGAAACTTTCCATAGTTTTACGGCTTTTAAATTTTCAGTCATTAAGTAA
- a CDS encoding LacI family DNA-binding transcriptional regulator encodes MKKGQVTIRDIALKLNISISTVSRALRNSPEIKLETRKKVLAMAEKLNYSPNVVAQSLRVNKTKTLGIVVPELASHFFASNISGIQDTAYRRGYNVMICQSNENFEQEKSDIRTLVSSRVDGLLISLSRETVSFDHLQNLIDREIPFVLFDRILEGLPVSTVTVDDTLGAYKVTRHLIEQGCKRIAFISGPKGMYISQKRMAGYEKALKEEGIPLETGLVKHSDLTVEVTQSLVGELLDGPERPDAIFAINDPVAIDVMKFLKAKGMRIPQDIALVGFTNMPVSDALEPALSTVDQPAYEMGRLAANNLLDQLMDPDSFEPKNIVLDTELVIRKSSER; translated from the coding sequence ATGAAAAAAGGACAAGTTACCATCCGGGATATCGCATTGAAATTGAATATTAGCATTTCGACCGTCTCACGGGCATTGCGAAATTCTCCGGAAATCAAGTTGGAAACCCGTAAGAAGGTGTTGGCCATGGCCGAAAAGCTCAATTATTCTCCAAATGTGGTTGCACAGAGTTTGCGGGTCAATAAGACCAAGACCTTGGGCATCGTGGTGCCGGAGCTAGCCTCTCATTTTTTTGCTTCCAATATCAGTGGTATCCAAGATACCGCTTACCGGCGGGGGTACAATGTGATGATCTGCCAGTCCAACGAGAATTTCGAACAGGAAAAATCGGATATCCGTACCTTGGTTTCCAGCCGGGTGGATGGGCTGCTGATTTCCCTTAGCCGTGAGACCGTTTCCTTTGACCACCTCCAAAACCTTATCGATCGGGAAATTCCTTTTGTTCTTTTTGACCGGATTTTGGAAGGCCTGCCGGTATCCACGGTGACGGTGGATGACACCTTGGGGGCGTATAAGGTCACGCGTCATTTGATCGAGCAAGGGTGCAAGCGAATAGCTTTTATTTCTGGGCCGAAAGGGATGTACATCAGCCAGAAGCGCATGGCCGGTTATGAAAAGGCGCTCAAGGAAGAAGGCATCCCGCTGGAGACGGGTTTGGTCAAGCATAGCGATTTGACCGTTGAGGTGACCCAATCCTTGGTGGGAGAATTGCTGGATGGGCCTGAGCGGCCGGATGCCATATTTGCCATCAATGACCCGGTGGCCATTGATGTGATGAAATTTTTGAAGGCAAAGGGCATGCGCATTCCCCAGGACATTGCCTTGGTGGGTTTTACCAATATGCCGGTATCCGATGCCTTGGAACCTGCCTTGTCCACGGTGGATCAGCCTGCCTATGAAATGGGGAGATTGGCGGCCAACAACCTGCTGGATCAGCTGATGGACCCGGATAGCTTTGAGCCAAAAAATATCGTGTTGGATACGGAATTGGTGATTCGAAAGTCCTCAGAAAGATAG
- a CDS encoding IS110 family transposase, with the protein MEKPEKVYIGVDISKVKFDIYFKLGNGEETKVKLDNNSEGFSELLNLLPSDSWVVMEASGPYYYQLASFLYDKGVMVSVINPLVIKRFTQMKLSRTKTDSADAKSIAEYGNLLKINPWEPLKSCYLEIKQWYAYRKQLLKHQHAIQMKLEAFISTGTLNDLLRESIENELFRIDENIKEVDRQLNHLIDQENGQLREQLESVPGIGPKTSLLLIVALRGFENFQNYKQIISYLGLSPRIYESGTSVKGKAKICKMGMSEVRKCLYMAARSAKSYNKTCMELYSRLRAKGKAHRVAMVAVINKLIKQAFAIVKSNSYYVQNHTTRRVAAK; encoded by the coding sequence ATGGAAAAACCAGAAAAGGTATACATAGGCGTTGATATTTCGAAGGTAAAGTTTGATATCTATTTCAAATTGGGAAATGGAGAGGAAACCAAGGTAAAGCTGGATAATAATTCGGAGGGCTTTTCAGAGTTACTGAACCTTCTTCCTTCTGATTCCTGGGTGGTTATGGAAGCATCTGGACCATATTATTATCAACTGGCGAGCTTTCTATATGATAAAGGAGTCATGGTTTCGGTGATCAATCCACTTGTAATCAAAAGGTTTACGCAGATGAAGCTTAGCAGAACCAAGACTGACAGTGCCGATGCAAAAAGCATCGCTGAATATGGAAACCTGCTCAAAATAAACCCCTGGGAACCGTTAAAGTCCTGCTACCTTGAGATCAAACAATGGTATGCCTATAGAAAGCAGCTGTTAAAACACCAACATGCCATTCAAATGAAACTGGAAGCCTTTATATCAACAGGTACGCTTAACGACCTTTTGAGGGAATCAATAGAGAATGAGCTCTTTAGGATTGATGAAAACATCAAGGAAGTGGACAGACAATTAAACCATTTGATAGACCAGGAAAACGGCCAGTTAAGGGAGCAGCTTGAATCCGTTCCAGGTATTGGCCCAAAGACCAGTCTATTGTTGATAGTCGCTTTAAGAGGTTTTGAAAACTTTCAAAACTATAAACAGATCATATCCTATTTAGGGCTGTCCCCCAGGATTTATGAATCAGGTACCTCGGTAAAAGGGAAAGCAAAAATATGCAAAATGGGGATGTCCGAAGTCAGAAAATGTCTGTATATGGCTGCCCGATCCGCAAAGTCCTACAATAAGACTTGTATGGAGCTTTATTCACGCTTAAGAGCAAAGGGAAAAGCCCATAGAGTCGCCATGGTAGCCGTCATCAATAAGCTCATCAAACAGGCATTTGCTATTGTAAAATCAAATAGTTACTACGTCCAGAACCACACTACTAGAAGAGTAGCGGCAAAATAA
- a CDS encoding M28 family peptidase: protein MKNNLIWAMAFGLLLGACGEAKKETVQAPVVEVPAAEVPDFNADSAYQYIQKQVDFGPRVPNTEGHKATSKWLQDTFASFGLSVQAQEFTAEAYDGKQLELTNIIASYNPHAKKRILLGAHWDTRRVADKDTERIEEPIDGANDGASGVGVLLEIARVITSASKQPDVGIDFILFDGEDDGKPESAKAGANDAKWWCLGSQHWAKTPHERGYAAYYGILLDMVGAKGARFYKEGVSMQYAKGIVNKVWNYAHSIGHSDFFQMRNSHPITDDHIPVNEVARIPMIDIIDYSPDFGFGRYHHKHADNMDIIDTRTLKAVGETVLFTIYQE from the coding sequence ATGAAGAATAATTTAATCTGGGCAATGGCCTTTGGGCTTTTGCTCGGGGCATGTGGAGAAGCCAAAAAGGAAACCGTACAGGCGCCAGTAGTGGAGGTCCCTGCAGCGGAGGTTCCTGATTTTAATGCAGACTCTGCCTATCAGTACATCCAAAAACAAGTGGATTTTGGTCCTCGTGTACCCAATACGGAAGGACATAAAGCCACCTCCAAATGGCTGCAGGATACGTTTGCTTCCTTTGGCTTATCCGTACAAGCGCAGGAGTTTACTGCTGAAGCCTATGATGGCAAGCAGCTGGAACTGACCAATATCATTGCTTCCTATAATCCCCATGCCAAAAAGCGGATCCTATTGGGCGCCCACTGGGATACCCGAAGGGTGGCCGATAAGGACACGGAGCGCATTGAAGAACCCATCGATGGTGCCAATGACGGTGCCAGTGGTGTGGGCGTTTTGTTGGAGATTGCCCGAGTGATTACCTCCGCCTCCAAGCAGCCGGACGTCGGCATAGACTTTATCCTCTTTGACGGGGAAGATGACGGCAAACCCGAATCCGCCAAAGCCGGGGCCAATGATGCCAAATGGTGGTGCTTGGGTTCGCAGCACTGGGCCAAGACACCACATGAACGCGGCTATGCTGCTTATTACGGGATCCTACTGGACATGGTGGGCGCCAAGGGAGCGCGCTTTTACAAAGAAGGGGTGTCCATGCAATATGCCAAAGGAATCGTCAACAAGGTCTGGAACTATGCGCATTCGATCGGTCATAGCGACTTTTTCCAAATGCGCAATTCCCACCCCATCACCGATGACCACATTCCGGTCAACGAGGTGGCCAGGATCCCCATGATCGACATCATCGATTATTCTCCTGATTTTGGCTTTGGGCGCTACCACCATAAGCATGCGGACAATATGGACATCATCGATACCAGGACCCTCAAGGCCGTAGGAGAAACGGTGCTGTTTACAATTTACCAAGAATAA
- the cysS gene encoding cysteine--tRNA ligase, translating into MISKELKIYNTLSREKELFEPFKPPFVGMYVCGPTVYGDAHLGHARPAVTFDTVYRYLKHQGYKVRYVRNITDVGHLQGDADDGEDKIAKKAKLEQLEPMEVAQHYTDTYHRDMDLLNTFKPNIEPRATGHIPEQIKLVQDILDAGFAYEVNGSVYFDVVKYNEEKPYGKLSGRVVEELMSGSRELDGQDEKRNPIDFALWKNAAPEHLMKWDSPWGVGFPGWHLECTAMSSKYLGDQFDIHGGGMDLMFPHHECEIAQGNAGHGHDPAKYWMHNNMITINGQKMGKSLGNFITLQELFNGKHDLLEQAYSPMTIRYFILTAHYRSTLDFSNDALKAAQKGYKKIINGLRIAKDLHYVDAEGVATDEKQVQQVEKSIENAYRAMNDDFNTAQAIGQLFNLLKKINSIFTGQLQAAALGKAVFEKLIQTFIVFVEDILGLVEEKSDKQQALLELLLKLYKEAKLAKDYDKVDEIRAALKSIGIVVKDMKEKVDWAYEE; encoded by the coding sequence ATGATTTCCAAAGAACTGAAGATTTACAACACGCTGAGTCGTGAAAAAGAACTTTTTGAACCTTTTAAACCGCCCTTTGTCGGCATGTATGTGTGTGGTCCCACGGTTTATGGAGATGCCCATTTGGGACATGCCCGCCCGGCAGTGACGTTTGATACGGTATACAGGTACCTGAAGCATCAGGGATATAAGGTACGTTATGTCCGAAACATTACCGATGTCGGGCACCTGCAAGGGGATGCCGATGATGGCGAGGACAAAATTGCCAAAAAGGCGAAATTAGAGCAGCTGGAGCCAATGGAAGTGGCGCAGCACTACACCGATACCTATCACCGGGACATGGATTTGCTGAACACCTTCAAACCCAATATTGAGCCCCGGGCGACCGGCCACATTCCCGAGCAGATCAAACTCGTACAGGATATCCTGGACGCTGGCTTTGCCTATGAGGTAAACGGCTCGGTGTATTTTGATGTGGTAAAATATAACGAGGAAAAACCCTACGGGAAGCTCTCCGGTAGGGTGGTGGAAGAACTGATGAGCGGCAGCCGTGAGCTGGACGGGCAGGATGAAAAGCGCAATCCGATTGATTTTGCCCTATGGAAAAATGCGGCTCCCGAACACCTGATGAAGTGGGATTCCCCTTGGGGCGTGGGCTTCCCCGGGTGGCACCTGGAGTGTACAGCCATGAGCTCCAAGTACCTCGGCGACCAATTTGATATCCACGGTGGTGGGATGGACTTGATGTTTCCGCACCATGAGTGTGAGATTGCCCAAGGTAATGCCGGCCATGGCCATGATCCGGCCAAGTACTGGATGCACAATAACATGATCACCATCAATGGTCAAAAGATGGGCAAGTCCCTGGGGAATTTCATTACCCTGCAGGAGCTTTTCAATGGTAAACACGACCTGCTCGAACAGGCCTACAGCCCAATGACCATCCGTTATTTTATCCTGACGGCTCATTACCGGTCCACGCTGGATTTCTCCAATGATGCCCTGAAAGCAGCCCAAAAGGGCTATAAAAAGATCATCAATGGCCTCCGCATCGCCAAAGATTTACACTATGTGGACGCAGAAGGAGTGGCGACGGACGAAAAGCAAGTACAGCAGGTGGAAAAAAGCATCGAGAATGCCTATCGCGCCATGAACGATGACTTTAACACCGCCCAGGCGATTGGCCAGCTGTTCAATTTGCTGAAAAAAATCAACAGCATCTTTACGGGGCAGCTCCAAGCAGCGGCTTTGGGGAAAGCAGTGTTCGAAAAATTAATCCAGACCTTCATCGTTTTTGTAGAGGACATCTTAGGCTTGGTAGAAGAAAAGTCAGACAAGCAACAGGCCCTGCTGGAACTGCTGCTGAAACTGTACAAGGAGGCCAAGCTGGCCAAGGATTATGATAAGGTCGATGAGATCCGTGCCGCACTGAAATCCATCGGCATCGTGGTCAAGGACATGAAAGAAAAAGTAGATTGGGCTTATGAAGAATAA